A portion of the Rhodococcus pseudokoreensis genome contains these proteins:
- a CDS encoding heme ABC transporter ATP-binding protein — translation MSPSFRTRVGEALEQNLFRRTDPVPPPRPSGAVTLRADGIAVTRGGRPVLDDVSVDVRIGEVLVLVGPNGAGKSTLLAALSGDQGVHAGSVHLDDRDLGEWTALEMAQRRAVLPQQNTVGFSFTARQVITMGRSPWARTPRTDDDDAAIAEAMRICDVVAFAERPFTALSGGERARVALARVLAQRTETILLDEPTAALDLGHQETVMRLARSRAERGTAVVVVLHDLALAAAYADRIVVLEQGRVAADGPPRDVLSEDLLTRVYGHPVEVIAHPVTGVTLVLPRRDHR, via the coding sequence ATGAGTCCGTCGTTCCGCACCCGCGTCGGCGAGGCCCTCGAACAGAACCTGTTCCGGCGGACCGATCCGGTGCCCCCACCGCGGCCCTCGGGGGCCGTGACGCTGCGCGCGGACGGCATCGCCGTCACCCGCGGTGGCAGACCTGTGCTCGACGACGTGTCCGTGGACGTGCGGATCGGGGAGGTCCTCGTTCTCGTCGGCCCCAACGGGGCGGGCAAGTCGACGCTCCTCGCGGCGCTGTCCGGTGATCAGGGCGTGCACGCGGGCAGCGTGCACCTCGACGACCGGGACCTCGGCGAGTGGACGGCGCTCGAGATGGCCCAGCGACGGGCGGTCCTCCCCCAGCAGAACACGGTCGGATTCTCGTTCACCGCACGTCAGGTGATCACGATGGGCCGGTCCCCGTGGGCGCGCACACCCCGCACCGACGACGATGACGCCGCGATCGCCGAGGCCATGCGGATCTGTGACGTCGTGGCGTTCGCCGAACGTCCGTTCACCGCGCTGTCAGGCGGCGAACGGGCCCGCGTGGCGCTGGCCCGCGTGCTGGCGCAGCGCACCGAGACCATCCTGCTGGACGAGCCCACTGCCGCCCTCGACCTCGGTCATCAGGAGACGGTGATGCGTCTCGCCCGCTCCCGCGCGGAGCGGGGCACCGCGGTGGTGGTCGTGCTCCACGACCTCGCGCTCGCCGCCGCGTACGCGGACCGGATCGTGGTCCTCGAGCAGGGCCGAGTCGCCGCCGACGGGCCTCCCCGCGACGTCCTGTCCGAAGACTTGCTGACCCGGGTCTACGGACACCCCGTCGAGGTCATCGCGCACCCGGTGACCGGCGTGACCCTCGTCCTCCCCCGCCGCGACCACCGCTAG
- a CDS encoding FecCD family ABC transporter permease — protein MTVEDLDAPGKPSSRNRTGAVLGGLLIALAVAAVLSACIGQVPTGPGEVVGSILHRIGLDLGPMPAHPSGEVTLWEVRFPRVILAILVGAALGCAGALLQGVFANPLAEPGVIGVSAGAAVGASAAIVVGGAFAAGWTVAAAAFVAGLVTTVAVYLLARHEGRTEVVTLVLTGVAVNAFAGGLIAFFTFVASPAARDQIVFWQLGSLNGATWSAVAVVAPMTVAGIAATMLIAGKLDLLSLGENAARHLGLDVERLRQIAVLIVALLVSSSVAFTGIILFVGLVVPHLMRIAVGPGHRALIPASALCGSLVLLLADLGARSLVTNADLPLGMLTALVGGPFFFWLLRRTRASQGGWA, from the coding sequence ATGACGGTCGAAGACCTCGACGCTCCTGGTAAGCCCTCGTCACGCAACCGGACCGGTGCCGTCCTCGGCGGTCTGCTGATCGCCCTCGCCGTCGCCGCCGTGCTCTCGGCCTGCATCGGTCAGGTGCCGACCGGCCCCGGGGAGGTCGTCGGCAGCATCCTGCACCGCATCGGGCTGGATCTCGGGCCGATGCCCGCGCACCCCAGCGGTGAGGTGACGCTGTGGGAGGTCCGATTCCCGCGGGTGATCCTCGCCATCCTGGTGGGGGCGGCACTCGGATGCGCGGGAGCGTTGCTGCAGGGTGTGTTCGCCAACCCGCTCGCCGAACCCGGCGTCATCGGGGTGTCCGCAGGTGCCGCGGTCGGTGCCAGCGCCGCGATCGTCGTCGGCGGCGCGTTCGCGGCCGGGTGGACGGTGGCCGCGGCCGCCTTCGTCGCCGGACTGGTCACGACCGTCGCCGTGTACCTCCTGGCCCGGCACGAGGGCCGCACCGAGGTCGTCACCCTCGTCCTGACCGGTGTCGCGGTCAACGCGTTCGCAGGCGGCCTCATCGCGTTCTTCACGTTCGTCGCGTCCCCCGCGGCGCGCGATCAGATCGTCTTCTGGCAACTGGGCAGCCTCAACGGGGCCACGTGGAGCGCGGTCGCGGTGGTGGCGCCGATGACGGTCGCCGGGATCGCGGCCACCATGCTGATCGCCGGGAAACTCGACCTGCTCTCGCTCGGCGAGAACGCGGCCCGGCACCTCGGCCTCGACGTCGAACGGCTGCGTCAGATCGCGGTGCTGATCGTCGCCCTGCTCGTCTCCTCCAGCGTGGCATTCACCGGCATCATCCTGTTCGTCGGACTGGTGGTCCCACACCTGATGCGGATCGCCGTCGGCCCGGGCCACCGAGCCCTGATTCCCGCGAGCGCTCTGTGCGGTTCCCTCGTGCTGCTGCTCGCCGACCTTGGTGCCCGGTCGCTCGTGACCAATGCGGACCTCCCCCTCGGCATGCTCACGGCCCTCGTCGGCGGGCCCTTCTTCTTCTGGTTGCTGCGCCGCACCCGGGCCAGTCAGGGCGGGTGGGCATGA
- a CDS encoding heme/hemin ABC transporter substrate-binding protein, which yields MSSMFRARADRSLFAVLILLVVSAVAVSACSSGDSVGGTGGARTAVLDNLDPEPLASPATPALPVTVRSFDGVDVTITDASRIVTADRYGTLTETVFALGLGDNVVGRDIASEFPAAQDVPVVTPGGQSLNAEAILDLAPTVILTDTSIGPQAVQDQLRAAGVPVVYFDPTRTLDGVPGQITAVANALGVPEQGRELAARTESEIAAARSRAPQGENPLKIAFLYLRGTAITMIGGPGSGADSLIDALGAVDAGTASGITQQFAPITSEALIAAAPDVLLMMTGGLESIGGIDGLEKIPGVAQTPAGRNQRVVDMQDGVLLSFGPNTGRVLGALADAVYPAATP from the coding sequence ATGAGCTCGATGTTCCGGGCCCGCGCGGACAGGTCGCTGTTCGCCGTTCTCATCCTGCTCGTGGTGTCCGCGGTGGCCGTGTCGGCGTGCAGTTCCGGCGACAGCGTCGGCGGCACGGGCGGCGCGCGCACGGCGGTCCTCGACAACCTGGATCCGGAACCGCTCGCGTCCCCGGCGACACCGGCGCTGCCCGTCACGGTCCGCAGTTTCGACGGGGTGGACGTGACGATCACGGACGCGAGCCGGATCGTGACCGCGGACCGCTACGGAACGCTCACCGAGACGGTGTTTGCGCTCGGGCTCGGCGACAACGTGGTGGGCCGCGACATCGCGTCCGAGTTCCCGGCCGCGCAGGACGTGCCGGTGGTCACCCCGGGCGGGCAGTCCCTCAACGCCGAGGCCATCCTCGACCTGGCGCCGACGGTGATCCTCACCGACACCAGTATCGGTCCGCAGGCGGTGCAGGACCAATTGCGGGCCGCCGGGGTGCCGGTCGTCTATTTCGATCCGACGCGCACCCTCGACGGCGTGCCCGGCCAGATCACCGCGGTGGCGAATGCGCTCGGGGTGCCGGAGCAGGGCCGGGAACTCGCGGCCCGCACGGAGAGCGAGATCGCGGCGGCCCGCAGTCGCGCGCCCCAGGGCGAGAATCCGCTGAAGATCGCGTTCCTTTATCTGCGCGGCACCGCGATCACCATGATCGGCGGCCCGGGATCGGGTGCCGATTCCCTGATCGACGCGCTCGGCGCCGTCGACGCCGGTACCGCCTCGGGGATCACGCAGCAGTTCGCCCCGATCACCAGCGAGGCACTGATCGCCGCCGCCCCCGACGTGCTCCTCATGATGACCGGTGGACTCGAATCGATCGGCGGGATCGACGGCCTGGAGAAGATCCCCGGGGTGGCGCAGACACCGGCAGGCCGGAACCAGCGGGTCGTGGACATGCAGGACGGGGTGCTGCTGAGCTTCGGCCCCAACACCGGTCGCGTCCTCGGCGCCCTGGCCGACGCCGTCTACCCGGCCGCCACTCCATGA